One window from the genome of bacterium encodes:
- a CDS encoding DUF1788 domain-containing protein, protein MLSLKDRIDLLESDMKKDPPAFIMSRQLPFAIFRYDPDDSDENEWKVRQEIQNIRIRVQNATHKKIEVISLADLFWKSIRESEGIESLVEFEKSNGFESAERLVNRYLSDDDFRPLVTLLLEIVAQLPADTAFLFLVHATVFAPAAYRISSLLEQLSGKLSVPAVLFYPGKWENGLNYMGLRSVDQALGSYRVKIYGRE, encoded by the coding sequence GTGTTGTCGTTGAAAGATCGAATTGATCTTCTTGAATCGGACATGAAAAAAGATCCGCCCGCTTTTATCATGTCGCGACAGCTCCCATTTGCCATTTTCCGATACGACCCGGATGACTCTGATGAAAACGAATGGAAAGTGAGACAAGAAATCCAAAACATCCGAATTCGTGTGCAAAATGCGACACATAAAAAAATTGAGGTCATTTCGCTCGCCGATCTTTTTTGGAAATCCATTCGAGAATCGGAAGGCATCGAGAGTCTGGTGGAATTCGAAAAATCAAATGGATTTGAATCGGCGGAGCGCCTTGTAAACCGCTACCTTTCCGATGACGATTTTCGGCCACTTGTTACATTGCTGCTGGAAATTGTGGCTCAACTGCCGGCTGATACAGCTTTCCTTTTTTTGGTTCATGCCACTGTCTTTGCGCCAGCCGCTTACCGCATATCATCGCTTCTGGAGCAGTTATCCGGGAAACTGAGTGTTCCAGCGGTCCTATTCTATCCGGGCAAGTGGGAAAATGGATTGAACTACATGGGTCTGCGATCTGTTGATCAGGCGCTCGGAAGTTACCGCGTGAAGATTTATGGGAGGGAATGA
- a CDS encoding DUF1819 family protein: protein MRVKSKSIRSAYTTRLQKGGAMLDEMRQLVRSWTDTDTEVQRLEGIRSNVLNRATRVRTEHVFRYTFLPRFVNGPIPNAWKLARPLEDVEASVGILRPVYFWITAKAEPIVADFCREFLLPRQHIARVSVEPAEAVQWLRTKGTEWSPAVTNKVALGLLAALRDFGILEGRARKRLASLELPIGGFAYIAFCLHQLGASSRELLFHPDWELFLLRTREIEQFFLQAHQFDLLQYHAAGSIVRIDFPVSTLKEYARVVVERSN, encoded by the coding sequence ATGCGTGTAAAGTCAAAATCCATCCGTTCTGCATATACCACCAGGCTGCAAAAAGGCGGAGCCATGCTGGACGAGATGCGGCAATTGGTGCGGTCCTGGACGGATACGGATACCGAGGTCCAGCGACTGGAGGGGATTCGTAGCAATGTGCTGAATCGTGCCACACGAGTACGGACTGAACACGTTTTTCGATACACCTTTCTTCCACGTTTTGTTAACGGTCCTATTCCCAATGCATGGAAATTGGCCCGTCCCTTGGAGGACGTAGAGGCTTCCGTTGGAATCTTAAGACCGGTGTATTTTTGGATAACGGCTAAAGCCGAGCCCATCGTTGCTGATTTTTGCCGCGAGTTTTTGCTTCCAAGACAACATATTGCAAGAGTAAGCGTTGAACCTGCTGAAGCCGTACAATGGCTCCGAACAAAAGGAACCGAATGGTCGCCAGCAGTAACCAACAAAGTTGCGCTGGGGCTGCTTGCGGCATTGCGCGATTTCGGGATATTGGAAGGCAGGGCCCGAAAGCGGCTCGCCAGCCTAGAACTGCCAATTGGGGGGTTTGCCTACATTGCGTTTTGTTTGCATCAATTGGGTGCATCCTCACGCGAATTGCTATTTCATCCTGATTGGGAATTATTTTTATTGAGAACCAGAGAAATAGAACAGTTTTTCTTACAGGCGCATCAATTCGACCTGCTCCAATATCACGCAGCAGGCAGCATTGTCCGGATCGACTTTCCCGTTTCCACATTAAAGGAGTACGCCCGTGTTGTCGTTGAAAGATCGAATTGA